The following nucleotide sequence is from Aedes aegypti strain LVP_AGWG chromosome 3, AaegL5.0 Primary Assembly, whole genome shotgun sequence.
CTGTAGTTGGGACAGTAGTTCCAGAGATAGCTATTATCGAGCAAAGAAGTGAGCATAACGATCAATCTATGAAATCATTCAAAGGTAAAGATCAAATTTCGcattagggtaaaagcaccagttttggccagcctaagagaaaatgtcaataaaagttaaatgggaagccgtctttatactacaaatatgtcaaaggCAAGccttcaatccatattatgtgtgaaaatataaaaactgagctataatcattttttcgctttgaaaatcccgttggtcaatataggccaacggaaccagtttcggccagagatttaacttcggttcctaaattggccaatcgcattgatttctcatgagagtggccaaattaggagtgccctggccaaattaggtgtatgggaggtaaaattataaggataatgaattgtttttcttatgttttgaatcaatttgaatGAGTAAAttaatgtagctctatcatgtgaatgtgatctactgaacacaaaagttttcatgctgattggctatgtgaaacggtgtataatcctcTATGGCTATAACTGGCGTAtgaccaaaaccggtgcttctactctACAGGCgtgatcgattttttttcgtcgattttctttttAGGTTAGTAGATAAAAACCAAACGATTTTCGTCACATTTTGGATGCAGTATGAAGAAGGGCGATGAGTCATTTTGCTGAGTAATTGGCTAAAgaggaaatcgatgaatagaaattgatcactgcagttacgcccttatgatattGAACGCGAGAAATGTACTAGTCGTTTCATTTACctctgattatttttttgtattgtttcCTATCGATGATCATTTAGATAATATTTTGGATTTGCCCAATTTGACACCATtacaaaatgaaaaaccagAAGATCAAATGTCACAATACGAACTATTCAAGAAGAGTTTTTCAAACAAGCGGAATCAAATGGCTTCCAAACCAAACATATCGTTCGGTAAGGATCTTTCACTTGCAAGTGTGGCATCTATTTCCGATTTGAATTTAAGCAATGAATGCACAAAAGACGCCAAGCCCACTCCTAAAGGTAAGAATGATGCCATGTCTTTGAATCGCACTATTTCATTTTATCTTGAATTAGGTTAATAGTTAGGTCTTGCACATGAGAACGAACTGAAGTAGAGAATGGACATTCTTCGTCGTCATCATTGAGAGGCCCATTTTTCCAACTAATAGTTTCCCATTTATAACAGAAGTGCATTGTATGTTCTCCCAATGTACCCCCTTAGATTCAAATGCACATAATACTACTAAGAATACAGAAAAACCAGAGCAATCAAGCCCACCCAATAGGAGAATAGATGAGAAGGGTTCAACGGTCGTCATTTATAAAACAATGGAAGGCGAACGGTTGATTCTGGCGGATGACCAACGTATAAATGAGTCTGATTACGAAACTGCACGTGACACCTCTGGCAGTGTAATGGTAATTGACGATTTGCGCCGATTTAAAACGCCAATTAGGACACCTACCGTGCCAAGTGGGAAAGCTTCGTCCGGTCCGCCTTCTAAAGCCAGTGGAAATGGAAAGCTTCGTTCGCTGTCAGGAAGCCGCACCAGTAACGATGGAAGCACTAGACTCAATAGCAGTACGAAGAGGTGTGAGCAGCGAAAGTGGAGAGAAATCTTACAGAATCACCAAAGCCCAAATTGTAAGCAGCAGAACAGCAAGCCGCCTTCACCTCGAACAGGAGCGACGACTAACGACCGGATAACGACGATAAATTGTAAGTTAAATGATTGCACCGGCGAAAGACGCTGATATCACGTAGGCAACCTTCATTCTTCATAGTTTAGTGCATAATTTTGCAAACTTTTGAGCTCCTCCAGAGGCACCCTCTGGGATCTGATAGAATCTTCTATTACAAGTGTACCACTGAGTTATTGAAATCTGCTCGGAAGTAAATCCAAACACTTGTGTTTACAGTTTATACTTGAATTTTAACTAGATTCGTAAACTGAATCTGTTCATAAAACGAGTGATTTTAGTTCGTTCAATAGGGTTTTACATATTGGAAATTGTTTGTAAGAaattcatttttaaattttccaaaaagtaTGGTTTTTGTCAGAATGAAAAAGTTTGCTAAGCACATCATCTAATTTTTAGGATCTTAATTTATAAAATGtatggaatttaaggttttcgAATAATTCCTAATAAGTGTTGGCAAACATTTCTACATGCAATCTATTCACCGTTTTTATGTGTAAAGATATCTCGTATCGTTGGTCTCTTGAAAGATCAATTTGGATTATAAATTACTGGTGTAATGagcaatattttaattttttattcgaATAGCACAGTCTCTTAATTGTTCATTCCAGTTAACGGAGTATTGTATTGAtctgtatcgattttttttcctagtAATACATACAACATAGGCCTCAGGGTACTTTTCCGGGCATTAATTCTCATAGCATCTCAgctaatatctgtggaagtgctcatatttATCAAGGTACGCAGATTATTTCTTCGAACTTTTATGAGTATGTAATAAACAATAGATAATAAATtaccgttttgtttcaaattcctaACAGACTCGGATTTTGAAAggcgatttagttgaaatatttaaataaaaaatgtcatcaaattaccaggaactggCAATTAATTCCaactaaatttaaaattgttttagtCTATTTTTTACCCTGGGAGTGagttgtaatgattcattagtTTGATGTCAGTAAAACCAGccctaatttgacgtttgagaggTGCCGTATTCATTCGTTTCCAATGAACTCGTACATCGGTCAATTTGCAAAGTTATTTATATAATCAAGGTGTTCAGAGTGTAATACAGAATGGACAAAGCGTTTCGCATTTCATACTTTTGCATAAAGGTATTAATTaatgaaattaaatgaaaatataaaatggaACTTTTAAagataattcaatttttcaaaaatatcagctGATTAATGcctatcacttgaaaacactgTAAGCCTTaaagtgaagatgcatcgaagccaaacctcaaattttaaagagcacgaatctggagaaccgaacatctgtTTAagttgatcgattggtcacgagCTGGTGGTGACAAATCGATTAAGTTtacagctcaaacgggtgttcggttttcTGATTCGTGctattgaaattttgaggtttggcttcgatttatcttcacctttaGTGTTtagaatatgagtcaaaaccaagaaccttgcacAACTTTGACATGTGTGAAGAATGGAATTTGTGGCAAAGTAAAGCGTTTGAAAATCTAAATAGATTGAGAATTAGAAATCTGAAAGCAAAATTGTGCGGTTAAGTAATAGATTGGTACTTGTTTATTATTCTATATTACACTGTTCAGATTTACTGAACGCTACTCATAATAGATTTTCCGGTATCATCATCCATCCTGGCTCATCATGTAGACATGCGCGCTAATGTAATTAAATGCATTTTAGATGAAGTACTTGACATACGCAGAAGACGAAGCACCGGTGGCGTGAAAATAAATGATGCGGATCACCGTCACAGGAACCGCCCTTCCCTTCCGGAAGCGCCAACAACATCAACTGGAAACCAAGTGAACCCATCGATTGAATGTAACTATGAACAGAAAACTCGCAAactcaattttaaaatcaaagtgCCGGGTAATCTCCAAGCCAAAGCACCGATGAATAAGGTTGTCAATAAATAATTGTAGGCGTTCAATATTCCGTCCATATTTTGTATTTGTTAATATAATAATGTGTTACAGAATGGTGAGTTATTTTTATTGCACTATGGATGCAAAAAATTCCATATCAAAAACTGGGATCGCAATCGCACCTTCTTTCGCTTTGTGTCGGAGATCGATGGCTACGCTATGTTCACCGGGTGGTGCAAACTTTATCAGTTTATTTTTCGTGTCGATATGGAAGTTACGAACCATGTAATTGCCCTGAAAATGTACACAATCTTGTTTCTGATTTGAAATGCTTTGGTGGCGTAGCTACCGAATTGAAGGGACAACTTATGCTCATGTTACCATGCTTTTCCATTTCGCTAACCATCATGTTTATCAGTAGGTCATCGGTTTCGGCATTATCCAAACTGCAGACATCAACGCTGGATTCAAACATTACTACATATTTCGTTCTCATCTTTGTTTTGAGATGTAAGCGAACCAGCAAACCATCAGAGACATTTTGGTAAATGATTGCATCTATGTCCACCATCGTGTTGCCGCGCAGATGTCCTGTTCCGTTGCGCAAAGTAATGAAAATCTTGGCGTAGTCATCATTGGTCTTGAAATCTACCTCTCGGATAGTAATAAACGTTGCGTCTAGCtaagaataaaaatattgatatgAATGAGAAGAACACCGTatatgtcgaaaaatcataatactatatattttttcaataaattaaaaattataatgtTCGCTTTAAATTTTATCCTAATTATTTGATTGCGACAGCTTCCATCCATGGGATAAtgtaatcaatcaatcaattaatCAACAACCTTTGATAACTTTACTCTGTTGAACCTTTCAGTGTTCCGATTTCTAACTAACTGAGGttccatgaaatttttgaatcacGAAAAgaatagttttatcattttcaacATTGCGGTTTGCCAAACTACTCAAAGTACCGTTCATTCAACTCGCTCACTCTCTCAAAACGCGGGATTGCTATAACGGCTCCATGAGGTAGGTGCAGCAGCTTTTGTAGTGTTGAGTGTGTGAATCCACCAACTAATAATCTCATTAGGTTGTGATCGTTCGCCACGGTCTGACCGTTCGCTGGAGCTCGTCATCGTTGTCGGCGTCCAAGTCGATAAATCTTTATTAGATTCGAAGTGAAAGTGGTGAAAAAGTGCGCCTTGGCTTCTCAATCAACTAGCATTGAGAGAATGTGGAACAAGTTCGTTGGCTTATTGCTGCTGATTTCTCAGATAAAgacaaatttctccagaaccGCTGTAGAATCGCAAGTGGATGATAAATGGGAGAACATCTATGGAGAGCAATTTATGAAAGATGACGGTAAGTGCAATAATATAACGTAGCGAGTATTAACTTGAAGATCTTGATTTTAGGCTGTAAAATTTCTTTGGGCAAAGAACTCAACATTAAGCAACCGCTTTTTCTTGTGCCGGGAACGGAAACATTCTACACCCCATTGCCCAACACTACAGACCTAATGTTCCACTCGGGAGAACAACTAGAACTATTCTGTACGCGTGGATTTGCCAATTCGGATGCGGTTCCAAGCAAAACGACCTCCATCGTAACATCATGTGACGGAGACGACGGGTTCATCCACAATGGAGAAACCTACAACATATCACAACTTACTTGTAGAGCACCGGTATTTCATGTTGCGGTTCGGACGGGTGGCCGTTGCTTCAACGAAGCAAGTTTAGTGAAAATCGGGTTTGACATGGGTTCTCGTTTCGCCAAAATTTACGAAGCTTGTTTTGACGAAAACTCTATGCAAACGTACTATGTCAAACACAGTTTGTCACCAGCTAATGCGAAACACCAATCCACGAAGCGACCACCATCGTTCATCCAGGGAGATTTTTATCCTTCCTTGAGGATGACTAAGCTCTACAATATAGAATCGCAGCGGAAGACGTTTGAGAAGATTCTTGGCTCTTCAGCACGCGCAGATGCTTTGTTGAACAGCAAACAGGATATGTTCCTAGCACGTGGTCATCTAGCTGCAAAAGCTGACTTTGTGTTTGGTGCGCACCAACGTGCAACGTTCTGGTTCATTAACGTCGCACCGCAATGGCAGAAGTTTAACGCATTCAACTGGCAGCGCATAGAAACAGGCGTAAAAGACTTTGTTGCGCGTAATGATCTGAACGTTACTGTTTATACTGGTACGTACGGTATTCTGGAGCTTGCGGATGCAAACGGCGATATGCAGCCAATTTACTTGGATATCGATCCCGACAACGGTGGGCGGATACCGGTTCCGAAAGTGTACTACAAAGTGCTACACGACGAGCAAAACGATGCAGGAATTGTGCTGATTGGAGTTAACAATCCACACGCAACGATGGATGAGATTAAGGATAATTACATGTTTTGTGAGGACGTTGCCGATAAAATTAGCTGGCTAAAATGGAAGCGTGATTTCATCCCTGGAGGATACTCTTATGCCTGCGATGTGAACGAATTTAATGCTGTTACCAATCATCTGCCACTGAATAATATTTCTAATTTATTGACATAACGGATATTGCATAGTGATCGACTTTTTTAAATCACTTTATGTCTATGTTGATTACTTTTATGCGATGTAAATAGAGTCAAGGTAAAATGCGAAAAAATAACGACAGAAATCTTGAAGTTTCTTATTagatttcaaagatttcaaataTCTTAAGTTTTACTTCATAACATGTCATCAAAAATGCATTAGGAAAACAATCCATGCTTACGAATTAGTAACTTATTATCAGGGTATTAGTTTAGCTGTCGGTAGTCAAGTTAAGCATCAACTGTGTGTTGCATCTTCGTAAATGCGGGTTTCGTTATATTTCTTTTAACTTAACTACGCATCTTTTGAATGTTGGATACAAAACTGATAGTCATttcttttatataaatattttctGTATAAGATACACCaaagaaattttgtttcattacaTGAAAAAATCCCTCGATAATATCTCACGAAGCTTCAAGTTATTATTAATCGTATGTTCCAGAAGCAGACTCAAATCATTTCAATGAGGATGAGATATTCCACTAATCAGCTTCTTcgaatgaaaaccgaatttagcgACTCGTCTCCAATCACCCGACTCGCAGAATAAGCCTGAATAATTAGAAAATATGCCAGGATGCCTCTGATTCTTAACCGttagtaaatgaaaaccgaattcagTGCAATACCATTcagttccactagagtttgtatgttATGACCGATACGCGGTTTTCGACCTTGAGATTGAGGTTTGCAGTTTTCATTTACTAACAGGTTAGCAGTTTTCTTTCACTAATAATACTAATACTCTAAACAGCTTGAAGATTTTTGTacttctaagtttttttttgtagaaattctttcaagagcCACTTCTTGGATTTCTCTAGTTTTTTTATTAATCAATCCAATAATTTCGTTAGGAATTCCTTATGAAGTTCTTACagatatactgccgtgaatcgcaagtcagtcccatctgtaaaaagtaggcattgagaaaatgggctgtgaagttttcaaactcgttttccatatctttccgagaaaaatataaagataatcaaaacacggttcataTTTGTGTTAAACGGTGTGAacatctgtagtgggactgatatgcgattacttttcgtCATGGGACAATtagacttgctgttttttttcctatttttccgaac
It contains:
- the LOC110679636 gene encoding uncharacterized protein LOC110679636 isoform X1 produces the protein MSIRNVEASCAIVISLSFVLLLDATFITIREVDFKTNDDYAKIFITLRNGTGHLRGNTMVDIDAIIYQNVSDGLLVRLHLKTKMRTKYVVMFESSVDVCSLDNAETDDLLINMMVSEMEKHGNMSISCPFNSGNYMVRNFHIDTKNKLIKFAPPGEHSVAIDLRHKAKEGAIAIPVFDMEFFASIVQ
- the LOC110679636 gene encoding uncharacterized protein LOC110679636 isoform X2 — encoded protein: MEPQLVRNRNTERFNRVKLSKLDATFITIREVDFKTNDDYAKIFITLRNGTGHLRGNTMVDIDAIIYQNVSDGLLVRLHLKTKMRTKYVVMFESSVDVCSLDNAETDDLLINMMVSEMEKHGNMSISCPFNSGNYMVRNFHIDTKNKLIKFAPPGEHSVAIDLRHKAKEGAIAIPVFDMEFFASIVQ
- the LOC110679636 gene encoding uncharacterized protein LOC110679636 isoform X3 — its product is MSIRNVEASCAIVISLSFVLLLDATFITIREVDFKTNDDYAKIFITLRNGTGHLRGNTMVDIDAIIYQNVSDGLLVRLHLKTKMRTKYVVMFESSVDVCSLDNAETDDLLINMMVSEMEKHGQLHGS
- the LOC5567879 gene encoding uncharacterized protein LOC5567879, whose translation is MWNKFVGLLLLISQIKTNFSRTAVESQVDDKWENIYGEQFMKDDGCKISLGKELNIKQPLFLVPGTETFYTPLPNTTDLMFHSGEQLELFCTRGFANSDAVPSKTTSIVTSCDGDDGFIHNGETYNISQLTCRAPVFHVAVRTGGRCFNEASLVKIGFDMGSRFAKIYEACFDENSMQTYYVKHSLSPANAKHQSTKRPPSFIQGDFYPSLRMTKLYNIESQRKTFEKILGSSARADALLNSKQDMFLARGHLAAKADFVFGAHQRATFWFINVAPQWQKFNAFNWQRIETGVKDFVARNDLNVTVYTGTYGILELADANGDMQPIYLDIDPDNGGRIPVPKVYYKVLHDEQNDAGIVLIGVNNPHATMDEIKDNYMFCEDVADKISWLKWKRDFIPGGYSYACDVNEFNAVTNHLPLNNISNLLT